A genomic segment from uncultured Desulfuromonas sp. encodes:
- the rpsD gene encoding 30S ribosomal protein S4, producing the protein MAKNFTPKGKIVRRLGVNIYGNPKYDRLLERRPTPPGQHGAGRRGKPSDYSRQLTEKQKVRFCYGLSEKQFRRVFDKAKAMKGITGHNMLVLLERRLDNMVFRLGLASTRSEARLFVRHGHFLVNGRKVDIPSYLVRAGDVIEVREKSRKIGKISEALDSVMRRGIPSWLELDRDAFKGTVKTLPAREELTTPVFEEQLIVELYSK; encoded by the coding sequence ATGGCAAAAAACTTCACACCTAAAGGTAAAATCGTAAGACGTCTTGGTGTTAATATTTACGGTAATCCGAAATATGATCGCCTGCTTGAGCGTCGTCCCACACCTCCTGGACAACATGGTGCCGGTCGTCGTGGCAAGCCTTCAGACTACTCCCGCCAGTTGACTGAAAAGCAAAAAGTTCGTTTTTGCTATGGCCTGAGCGAGAAGCAGTTCCGCCGTGTATTTGATAAAGCGAAAGCGATGAAGGGTATTACCGGTCACAACATGCTGGTATTGCTCGAGCGCCGTCTTGACAACATGGTATTCCGTCTTGGCTTGGCGTCTACTCGTTCTGAGGCCCGTTTATTTGTTCGTCATGGACATTTTCTGGTTAACGGCCGTAAGGTGGATATCCCTTCTTACCTTGTCCGCGCTGGAGATGTTATTGAGGTTCGTGAAAAGAGTCGTAAAATCGGTAAAATCTCCGAGGCTCTTGACAGTGTAATGCGTCGTGGAATTCCATCCTGGCTGGAACTCGATCGGGATGCGTTTAAAGGCACCGTCAAAACTCTGCCTGCACGCGAAGAGTTGACGACTCCTGTGTTCGAGGAACAGTTGATTGTTGAACTCTATTCCAAGTAA
- the rpsK gene encoding 30S ribosomal protein S11: MAKPGKKVVRKSKAKKNIVNGVAHIQATFNNTIVSIADVSGNVISWATAGGSGFKGSRKSTPFAAQVAAETAAKAAQEHGLRNVEVCVKGPGSGRESALRALQSAGLNVTMIKDVTPIPHNGCRPPKRRRV; this comes from the coding sequence ATGGCAAAGCCAGGTAAAAAAGTCGTAAGAAAAAGCAAGGCGAAAAAGAATATCGTCAATGGTGTTGCCCATATTCAGGCCACCTTTAACAATACCATCGTTTCAATTGCCGATGTCAGCGGGAATGTTATCTCCTGGGCGACGGCAGGTGGATCAGGATTTAAGGGATCTCGTAAGAGTACTCCTTTCGCGGCACAAGTTGCTGCGGAAACAGCTGCCAAGGCAGCTCAGGAACACGGTCTGCGTAATGTTGAAGTTTGCGTGAAAGGCCCCGGTTCCGGACGTGAATCAGCTCTTCGTGCCCTGCAAAGTGCTGGTTTGAACGTTACGATGATCAAGGACGTGACTCCGATTCCCCACAATGGCTGTCGTCCTCCCAAGCGTCGTCGCGTGTAA
- the rpsM gene encoding 30S ribosomal protein S13: MARIAGIDLPKNKRIEVALTYIYGIGRSTSQQILSQAGVDLNTRTDDLTEAEVGQIRKIIDDEFKVEGDLRREVSMNIKRMMDLGNYRGLRHRRGLPVRGQKTKTNARTRKGPRKTVAGKKK; encoded by the coding sequence TTGGCACGTATTGCTGGTATTGATTTACCGAAAAACAAACGGATTGAAGTTGCGCTGACCTATATTTATGGGATCGGTCGCTCCACGTCTCAACAAATCCTGTCTCAGGCTGGTGTTGATCTTAACACTCGCACTGATGATCTGACGGAAGCTGAAGTTGGGCAGATTCGTAAGATCATTGATGATGAGTTCAAAGTAGAAGGTGATTTGCGCCGTGAAGTATCCATGAACATCAAGCGTATGATGGATCTGGGTAACTATCGTGGTTTGCGTCATCGCCGTGGCTTGCCTGTGCGTGGCCAGAAGACTAAAACCAATGCCCGTACCCGTAAGGGGCCGCGTAAGACGGTTGCCGGTAAGAAGAAATAA
- the rpmJ gene encoding 50S ribosomal protein L36: MKVRASVKTICDKCKVIKRKGVLRVICENPKHKQRQG, from the coding sequence ATGAAAGTTCGTGCATCAGTAAAAACTATTTGTGATAAATGCAAAGTAATCAAGCGTAAAGGCGTCTTGCGCGTGATTTGCGAAAACCCCAAGCACAAGCAAAGACAGGGTTAA
- the map gene encoding type I methionyl aminopeptidase, with translation MIIVKTPQEIDKMRVSCQMVAEILQELAEKVSPGVSTWDLDQIAEQACLKRKAKPAFKGYGGFPCSICASPNHTVVHGFATKQPLVEGDIISIDFGVLYNGFYGDSAVTLPVGNVDREKTRLMEVTKTSLDAGIDKVAPGAFLSDISAAVQTVVEAAGYSVVREFVGHGIGRSLHEDPQIPNYGKPGFGPKLKKGMVLAIEPMVNAGTQHVRVLEDGWTAVTQDGRPSAHFEHTVAVTETGYEILTRV, from the coding sequence GTGATTATCGTCAAAACTCCGCAAGAGATCGACAAGATGCGCGTATCTTGTCAGATGGTGGCGGAAATTCTGCAGGAGCTCGCTGAGAAGGTGTCGCCAGGAGTTTCAACCTGGGACCTTGACCAGATTGCGGAACAGGCTTGTTTGAAAAGGAAAGCCAAGCCGGCCTTTAAAGGATATGGCGGTTTTCCTTGTTCCATTTGTGCCTCACCAAATCATACGGTTGTTCACGGATTTGCTACCAAACAACCTCTGGTTGAAGGCGATATTATCAGTATTGATTTCGGTGTTCTTTATAACGGGTTTTATGGCGATTCGGCTGTGACGTTGCCAGTAGGTAACGTCGATCGTGAAAAAACCCGCCTTATGGAGGTCACTAAAACGTCTCTTGATGCGGGGATAGATAAAGTTGCTCCAGGCGCTTTTCTATCCGATATCTCAGCTGCGGTACAAACTGTCGTCGAGGCAGCAGGATATTCAGTCGTCAGGGAATTCGTAGGACATGGTATTGGACGTTCATTACATGAAGATCCACAGATACCTAACTACGGCAAACCCGGTTTCGGTCCCAAACTGAAAAAGGGGATGGTTCTCGCAATAGAGCCGATGGTAAATGCCGGTACGCAACATGTGCGAGTTCTTGAAGACGGTTGGACTGCGGTGACGCAGGATGGTCGTCCTTCTGCGCATTTTGAGCACACAGTAGCGGTGACTGAAACTGGTTATGAGATACTGACCAGAGTGTAA
- a CDS encoding adenylate kinase, with product MKLILLGPPGAGKGTQAKTLVERLSVPQISTGDILRAAVKEGTPMGVKAKGLMDAGELVPDEVVVGIVKERLQKDDCATGFILDGFPRTVPQADALSETLTALNKELDSVISLEVDTEALVLRLAGRRTCKACGAGYHLEFEPPQQEGVCDKCGGELIQRDDDKEETIRNRMSVYLDQTLPLVDYYEKSGVLARVDGMLSIEDVRTAIFEILQVSE from the coding sequence ATGAAATTGATTTTGCTTGGACCTCCTGGTGCCGGTAAGGGTACTCAGGCAAAAACACTTGTTGAGCGTCTCTCTGTACCTCAAATCTCTACAGGAGACATTTTGCGTGCCGCTGTTAAAGAAGGTACGCCGATGGGTGTTAAGGCTAAGGGCCTTATGGATGCCGGAGAGCTCGTTCCTGACGAAGTCGTTGTTGGTATCGTTAAGGAGCGTCTGCAGAAAGATGACTGTGCGACAGGCTTTATTCTGGATGGTTTTCCACGGACGGTTCCTCAGGCTGATGCTTTAAGCGAGACATTGACTGCTCTGAACAAAGAGCTTGATTCAGTTATTTCACTCGAGGTTGATACAGAGGCACTGGTTTTACGCCTTGCTGGACGTCGTACCTGTAAAGCTTGTGGCGCTGGCTATCATCTCGAGTTTGAACCCCCTCAGCAGGAGGGTGTTTGTGACAAGTGTGGTGGTGAATTGATTCAACGTGACGACGATAAGGAAGAAACTATTCGTAATCGTATGTCTGTTTACCTGGATCAGACCTTGCCATTGGTTGATTATTATGAAAAATCGGGTGTGCTGGCACGTGTAGATGGCATGCTGTCTATTGAGGACGTTCGCACTGCGATTTTTGAGATCTTGCAGGTTTCTGAGTGA
- the secY gene encoding preprotein translocase subunit SecY: MFKSLQNIFGIAELRQRILFTLMMLAVYRIGCHVPTPGVNGQVLASFFEGTQGTLLGMVSAFTGGALQRMTVFALGIMPYISASIILQLLTVVFEPVQRLSKEGEQGRKVITRWTRYGTVLLSVVQGAGIAVGLQSMNVAGDPVVPNQGIGFVILTVFTLTAGTAFIMWIGEQITERGIGNGISLIIFAGIVANMPSAIVNTIRLLRTGAMPPVTMLVILVLMVVVIGAIVFMERAQRRVPIHYAKRVVGMRNLGGQSSHLPLKINMSGVIPPIFASSIIMFPATVANFVHVEWVQKLAGMMTPSHWLYNVFFVAFIVFFCYFYTAVTFNPVDVAENVKNQGGYIPGVRPGKATSDYLDVVLSRLTFAGAIYVSVVCVLPTMLIGQLNVPFYFGGTSLLIVVGVGMDTASQIESHLISRSYEGFMRGASIKGRRG, encoded by the coding sequence TTGTTTAAAAGTCTTCAAAATATTTTCGGCATTGCCGAACTGCGCCAACGTATCCTGTTTACTTTAATGATGCTGGCCGTTTATCGGATTGGCTGTCATGTCCCGACACCGGGTGTTAATGGTCAGGTTTTAGCGAGTTTTTTTGAAGGCACTCAAGGGACACTGCTTGGGATGGTCAGTGCATTTACCGGCGGCGCGTTACAGCGCATGACGGTTTTTGCACTTGGAATTATGCCCTACATCAGTGCCTCTATTATTTTGCAATTACTGACGGTTGTTTTTGAGCCGGTGCAGCGATTGTCTAAAGAGGGTGAGCAGGGCCGCAAGGTAATTACACGATGGACCCGCTACGGAACGGTACTGTTGTCTGTCGTTCAAGGTGCAGGGATTGCCGTCGGCCTTCAATCAATGAATGTCGCTGGAGATCCAGTTGTTCCTAATCAGGGCATTGGTTTTGTTATTTTGACCGTATTTACCTTGACGGCCGGTACTGCATTTATTATGTGGATTGGTGAGCAGATCACCGAGCGCGGTATTGGCAATGGGATCTCATTGATCATTTTTGCCGGTATCGTGGCGAACATGCCTTCGGCTATCGTGAATACGATCCGCCTTCTGCGTACAGGTGCTATGCCTCCGGTGACGATGCTGGTCATTCTTGTTCTGATGGTGGTGGTTATCGGAGCTATCGTTTTCATGGAACGGGCTCAGCGTCGTGTCCCCATCCATTACGCCAAGCGTGTCGTTGGTATGCGCAATCTTGGCGGACAGTCCAGCCATTTGCCTCTCAAGATCAATATGAGTGGTGTTATTCCACCAATCTTTGCCAGTTCAATCATCATGTTCCCTGCTACCGTGGCAAATTTTGTTCACGTTGAATGGGTTCAAAAACTGGCTGGAATGATGACGCCAAGCCACTGGCTGTACAATGTCTTTTTTGTTGCATTCATCGTTTTCTTTTGTTATTTCTACACGGCTGTAACATTTAACCCGGTTGATGTGGCTGAAAATGTCAAGAATCAGGGTGGATATATACCTGGTGTGCGTCCCGGTAAAGCAACTTCTGACTATCTTGATGTTGTTTTAAGCCGACTGACGTTCGCAGGAGCTATTTATGTGTCTGTCGTTTGTGTCCTGCCGACCATGTTGATCGGTCAGCTGAATGTGCCTTTTTATTTTGGTGGTACGTCTTTGCTGATCGTCGTCGGTGTTGGAATGGACACCGCTTCGCAGATTGAGTCTCATCTGATCTCAAGATCTTATGAAGGCTTTATGCGTGGTGCCAGTATTAAGGGACGTCGGGGCTAA
- the rplO gene encoding 50S ribosomal protein L15, with product MDLSNLSPAAGSVKNRKRIGRGPGSGTGKTAARGHKGQNARSGGGVKPGFEGGQMPLHRRLPKRGFTPYSRKEYALVNLRDLETLEAGSVVDAEALIKAGLVKLVKDGVKVLGDGELTKALTVKAQKFSKSAAAKIEAAGGKIEEL from the coding sequence ATGGATTTGAGCAATTTGAGTCCCGCAGCGGGATCCGTTAAAAATAGAAAGCGTATTGGCCGTGGCCCCGGTTCTGGAACCGGCAAAACAGCAGCGCGTGGTCATAAGGGCCAAAACGCCCGTTCCGGCGGTGGTGTAAAGCCTGGTTTTGAGGGTGGTCAGATGCCTCTGCATCGCCGTCTTCCGAAGCGTGGTTTTACTCCCTATAGTCGCAAAGAGTATGCGTTGGTCAATCTGCGCGATCTCGAAACCCTTGAGGCTGGTTCCGTTGTTGATGCTGAAGCTTTGATCAAAGCAGGTTTGGTCAAGCTGGTAAAAGACGGCGTGAAGGTTCTTGGCGATGGTGAGTTGACAAAAGCTCTGACCGTTAAGGCACAGAAATTCAGCAAATCTGCTGCTGCCAAAATTGAGGCAGCTGGCGGCAAGATTGAGGAACTCTAA
- the rpmD gene encoding 50S ribosomal protein L30: MANEIKVTLKKSGIGRPEYFTKVLKGLGLTKLNKTVVLKDTPEIRGMINKVCHMVIVEEA, encoded by the coding sequence ATGGCGAACGAAATTAAAGTAACACTGAAGAAGAGTGGCATTGGCCGCCCTGAGTATTTTACGAAAGTTCTCAAGGGTCTTGGCTTGACTAAGCTCAATAAAACCGTTGTTTTAAAGGATACTCCTGAGATTCGTGGCATGATCAATAAGGTGTGCCACATGGTCATTGTTGAGGAAGCCTAG
- the rpsE gene encoding 30S ribosomal protein S5 produces the protein MQRNEQNETEMIDRIIHINRCAKVVKGGRRFSFSALVVVGDGNGQVGYGHGKAKEVPEAIRKGVEKAKKNMIQVPLDDRTIPFDVLGNFGAGSVLLKPASKGTGVIAGGPARAVLEAAGVGDILSKCLGSNNPHNVVKATIEALKQLKSADEIKSRRGLTA, from the coding sequence TTGCAGCGCAATGAACAAAATGAAACAGAAATGATTGATCGTATCATCCATATCAATCGTTGTGCCAAGGTTGTTAAGGGTGGACGTCGCTTCAGCTTCTCCGCACTTGTTGTTGTTGGTGATGGTAATGGCCAGGTTGGCTATGGCCACGGTAAAGCCAAAGAGGTTCCTGAGGCTATTCGTAAAGGCGTTGAAAAAGCCAAAAAGAATATGATCCAGGTTCCTTTGGATGACCGTACCATTCCTTTTGATGTTCTCGGTAACTTTGGTGCTGGCAGTGTTCTTCTTAAGCCTGCGTCCAAGGGTACTGGTGTTATTGCCGGTGGTCCTGCCCGTGCGGTACTCGAAGCCGCCGGTGTTGGTGACATTCTGTCTAAGTGCCTAGGTTCTAACAACCCCCATAATGTTGTTAAAGCCACTATTGAGGCTCTGAAGCAGCTGAAGAGTGCAGATGAGATCAAATCCCGTCGTGGACTGACCGCTTAA
- the rplR gene encoding 50S ribosomal protein L18, which produces MAGVISRAQSRKRRQARVRRKVVGTAARPRLCVFRSAKHIYAQIIEDTTGTSLVSVSTQNQSVADGLSYTGNVAAAKAVGEAIAKIALEKEIKEVVFDRNGFVYHGRVKALADSAREAGLVF; this is translated from the coding sequence GTGGCTGGCGTAATTTCAAGAGCGCAATCAAGAAAAAGACGGCAAGCGCGTGTGCGTCGTAAAGTGGTTGGTACCGCTGCGCGTCCACGTCTGTGCGTTTTCCGTAGTGCAAAGCATATCTATGCACAAATTATTGAAGATACTACTGGTACTTCGCTGGTGTCGGTATCAACTCAGAACCAATCCGTTGCGGACGGGCTGAGCTATACCGGTAACGTAGCCGCTGCCAAAGCGGTCGGTGAAGCGATTGCAAAAATAGCCCTGGAAAAAGAAATTAAAGAGGTTGTTTTTGATCGTAATGGTTTTGTTTATCACGGCCGTGTGAAGGCCCTGGCTGACTCCGCACGTGAAGCCGGCCTGGTGTTTTAA
- the rplF gene encoding 50S ribosomal protein L6, with protein sequence MSRIGKKPVVIPAGVKIDLKEDRIDVQGPKGKLSRSIPGTVLVSMDADAINVEPVQSARRDTAMQGLYRSLIFNMVEGVSNGFSKVLEINGVGYRADVQGSTLNLALGYSHPIAYPLPDGISVEVEKQTKLTVSGIDKELVGATAAKIRSFRGPEPYKGKGIKYADERILRKAGKAGK encoded by the coding sequence ATGTCTCGTATTGGTAAAAAGCCTGTAGTGATTCCGGCCGGGGTCAAAATTGATCTCAAAGAAGACCGGATTGATGTTCAGGGTCCGAAAGGGAAATTGTCCCGTTCGATCCCTGGCACGGTGTTGGTATCTATGGATGCCGATGCTATTAATGTCGAGCCGGTGCAGTCGGCTCGCCGTGATACCGCAATGCAGGGTCTCTATCGTTCATTGATCTTCAACATGGTTGAGGGCGTATCGAACGGTTTTTCGAAAGTGCTCGAAATTAATGGTGTTGGTTATCGTGCCGATGTCCAAGGTAGCACGCTCAATCTGGCTCTTGGTTATTCTCATCCGATTGCGTATCCTCTGCCGGACGGTATCTCTGTTGAAGTTGAGAAGCAAACCAAGCTGACTGTAAGCGGGATTGATAAAGAGCTGGTTGGTGCAACAGCCGCTAAGATTCGTTCTTTCCGTGGTCCTGAGCCTTATAAGGGCAAAGGGATTAAGTACGCGGATGAGCGTATCCTGCGTAAAGCCGGTAAGGCTGGTAAGTAA
- the rpsH gene encoding 30S ribosomal protein S8, giving the protein MGMTDPISDMLTRIRNAGMAKHQKLEMPSSKMKVAIASVLKDQGYIKNFKSINDGVQGTLRIYLKYDEKNLHVIHEIKRESTPGRRVYVGSNEIPNVKNGLGCAIVSTSQGVLPDVAAREAQIGGELICTVW; this is encoded by the coding sequence ATGGGAATGACCGATCCTATTTCAGATATGCTGACTCGCATTCGTAATGCGGGAATGGCAAAGCACCAGAAGCTTGAGATGCCTTCAAGTAAAATGAAGGTTGCTATCGCTTCTGTGCTTAAAGACCAGGGATATATCAAAAATTTCAAATCAATCAATGATGGTGTTCAGGGAACACTGCGCATTTATTTGAAATATGATGAGAAAAATCTACATGTCATTCACGAAATCAAGCGTGAATCGACCCCTGGCCGTCGCGTATATGTCGGCAGCAACGAGATCCCTAATGTGAAAAATGGTCTCGGCTGTGCAATTGTATCAACATCACAGGGTGTTTTGCCTGACGTTGCTGCTCGTGAAGCCCAAATTGGTGGCGAATTGATCTGCACCGTTTGGTAA
- a CDS encoding type Z 30S ribosomal protein S14, with product MAKKSMIAKAARPQKFKVRKYTRCPLCGRPRAYYRKFNMCRICLRKLALEGKLPGVLKSSW from the coding sequence GTGGCAAAAAAATCAATGATAGCCAAAGCAGCACGGCCCCAAAAGTTCAAGGTCAGAAAGTATACCCGCTGTCCACTTTGTGGTCGTCCGCGCGCCTATTATCGGAAGTTCAACATGTGTCGGATTTGCTTGCGCAAATTGGCCCTTGAGGGTAAACTTCCTGGCGTTTTGAAATCTAGCTGGTAA